The Bacteroidota bacterium genome segment TTCTTTTCAGTTACAGCAGGGAATTTGACGATGAAATTTATGCCGGTCGGGACCCTTGCCAGCAGCGGCTCCCTGTTGAAGCGACGGCTCCCTTTTGAAGCGGCGGGTTTCGGCTCTTTCATGAAGGGGCGGCCTCCGGCCGCACGCTGATCCTGCAGCAAGCCTCCGGCTTAAGAAAGTGAGTGACATTGTGAGGACCTGATGAAGCAGCAGCCCCCTGTTGAAGCGACGGCCCTTTAATGAAGCGGCGGCTCTCTTTTGAAGCGACGGCCTCCGGCCGAACGCTGATCCTGCAGCAAGCCTCCGGCTTAAGAAAGTGAGTGACATTGTCAAGACCGTATCGCGATTACCACCTAAGACCCGACATCTCGCAATCAATCCCAATCTTAAGCCTAAAACAGCCCATGCATTGTTCCATGAATAACAAACCTGTTTGCCCTCTCCGCTGCTTTTTCGGCCCGCGGCCGAAAAAGCAGCGGGGAAATAAAATGGATAACCGCAATGCTACCCAGACGCCGCTCCTCCGGAGCAAAACCCCAACAAATCCTGCTGTTTGGGTAGCACCGCCGACGCTGGAGGTGCAAGAAACAAAGCGTCATCGGCGCTCACACCGCGTTCTGCGTAGCACCAATGACGCAGGAAGGACACACAAACATAGCGTCATCGGCGCTCACACCGCGTTCTGGGTAGCGCCGATGACGCAGATATATCAGTGAAACATGCAACCAATTCAGCCCTCCACCTCATTCCTCAAAAAAATCAATCACCTGCCGCCCATTCACATCCACGAATCCACAAAGATGTTTCCCCCGTTGTACCTGCCGCACACGGATCAACCCGCATCCCACCACCGACAGTTCCTGTCTTGCAAGCGGGACACGCACATTCCCGCGCACATCGACCATACACGAACGCCGACCACAACTCACCTCCAAGATTTCCGGAGAGGCCGTGGACTGCACAAACGTCGCAACCTTCGGAAGAATACATTCTCCATCACGCCGGTACAAGGCAAACTTTCCCGATTTCGACCCCACTTGAAACAACGCAGGCGTCACCGCAGCAATCACATGGCGCTGCTTGGCAAGTTGTGGATGGGCACGGACAAAACGCATCAGTTCGACGGTCAATTCTTCATCCACTTGAAACGGCCCCAACAAGCTGTCATTCTTCAGGGATTTCCCTTCGACATGATCCCAATCCCGTAAGAAAAGCCAACCGTTGTCATAGTAGATCGGCCCGTCGTGAACCGTATCCTGATACACCCAGTTCCCGAGGCTGTCGATGATCCCATTGACAAGTTTGCCCTTCCCGGATGCGTCAACAATATACTGCTTTGCCTGACAGTAGCCGTTTTCAAAGTCCCAAAGCGATGCTGCCTTCAGGAGCAGCTTGCCTTCAAAACTCCAAAGCTCAGCATACTGATCCTCGAAGATTCCATTTTTGGCAACGATGGTCCTTGTGGCGGGATCGATGTGGATTTGTCCATGGACGGGCGGCAAAATGCGGTTTCCTTGCGGATCGATCACGCCCATTTTTTCCCTGTCGGTCCGTCGAATATCCAAGATGAACCCCGACGAATCATATTCGAAGTCCTGATCGGCGAAATCGACCACCACATTGCCCAAGCGGTCCACCAAGGCACGTTCGCCCGCTTTTTCCTTGATCTGCCAACCCGCTTTCGCCAACATTTGCCGATTCCAATCCCGTTCCGAAATCAGCTGATGCTCCTTTCCGACCTTCCAATACCCGTTTTCCCGATCCCTGCATCCGATCGTTGGGTCGTCATGATCCTTGCCG includes the following:
- a CDS encoding WG repeat-containing protein translates to MFRTALRIAILGFGLLLSMVVDGQGCVLPVVMDGQGCLIDLQGKPILPRVPYRLCAPEGGAMLAYSLPQYPFERHFHRRRHYRREAYGLLDLQGNVVIPVSYRDGKGFGNGLFAFEEATGEPAVQLAGKTQVPSRWRLAHRNGFLLDGLLLDDVAEVVVAGLLAVRKSGKIGLVDSSGKLVQDFDLDQVIYNEARLDAFWVRQADQWFAVTADAPFQRLDWPADLQLKYPCLPRDTACVDAQWMYPLYPGKDHDDPTIGCRDRENGYWKVGKEHQLISERDWNRQMLAKAGWQIKEKAGERALVDRLGNVVVDFADQDFEYDSSGFILDIRRTDREKMGVIDPQGNRILPPVHGQIHIDPATRTIVAKNGIFEDQYAELWSFEGKLLLKAASLWDFENGYCQAKQYIVDASGKGKLVNGIIDSLGNWVYQDTVHDGPIYYDNGWLFLRDWDHVEGKSLKNDSLLGPFQVDEELTVELMRFVRAHPQLAKQRHVIAAVTPALFQVGSKSGKFALYRRDGECILPKVATFVQSTASPEILEVSCGRRSCMVDVRGNVRVPLARQELSVVGCGLIRVRQVQRGKHLCGFVDVNGRQVIDFFEE